A genomic region of Pirellulales bacterium contains the following coding sequences:
- a CDS encoding redoxin domain-containing protein: MIAHWIRKLSSSMCLLGLALFANGCTKQPGDAVSAAIPAGLATDPANPVAVKNGNPPAAAAKAISFKDVVQTNAEVPPGLDGLVFLDTNGRRVALKSYFGKKNVVLVFTEGFSGALCPFCKTQTSRLIENYDKLQAMDTEVLVVYPGAREHVDEFIDAAKRTEKQQVDEVPFPIVLDEDMIAVDFFKIRSNLAHPSTYIIDKKGNIGLAYVGKDMSADRPSIKAIFTQIDAVNK; encoded by the coding sequence ATGATCGCCCACTGGATTCGCAAGTTGAGCTCGTCAATGTGCTTGCTAGGATTGGCGCTTTTTGCAAATGGCTGTACGAAACAACCAGGCGATGCCGTATCGGCTGCGATCCCGGCCGGATTGGCCACCGACCCAGCCAATCCAGTGGCAGTGAAGAACGGTAATCCGCCGGCCGCCGCCGCTAAAGCGATTTCGTTCAAGGATGTTGTGCAAACCAATGCCGAGGTTCCACCCGGGTTGGACGGCCTGGTCTTCCTGGACACCAATGGTCGCCGAGTTGCTTTGAAAAGCTACTTTGGCAAGAAGAATGTTGTCCTGGTCTTTACCGAAGGCTTTTCTGGCGCCCTGTGTCCCTTCTGCAAAACGCAGACCTCGCGGCTGATTGAGAACTACGACAAACTTCAGGCAATGGATACCGAGGTCCTGGTCGTCTATCCCGGCGCTCGGGAGCACGTCGATGAGTTCATCGATGCGGCAAAACGGACCGAGAAGCAGCAAGTCGATGAGGTGCCTTTCCCGATCGTGCTTGACGAAGACATGATCGCTGTTGATTTCTTCAAAATTCGCTCAAACCTCGCGCATCCGTCGACGTACATCATCGACAAGAAGGGAAACATCGGGTTGGCATACGTCGGCAAGGATATGTCAGCGGATCGTCCATCGATCAAAGCCATTTTCACGCAGATCGACGCCGTCAACAAATAA
- a CDS encoding zf-HC2 domain-containing protein, producing the protein MTMTCEELTGFLDDYFDHLLSMRQRVVFFWHLSLCRDCRRYLDSYSKTVRLAQSFRIDPPHNQEHTVIPPPELIEAILATLARERTAGDGSIGAG; encoded by the coding sequence GTGACCATGACATGCGAGGAATTAACTGGGTTTCTCGACGACTATTTCGACCACTTGCTCTCCATGCGGCAGCGAGTGGTGTTTTTCTGGCACTTATCGCTTTGTCGAGACTGCCGGCGATACCTCGACTCCTATTCGAAGACGGTGCGGCTAGCGCAATCGTTTCGGATCGATCCGCCGCATAACCAAGAGCACACGGTTATTCCACCCCCGGAGTTGATCGAGGCAATCCTCGCCACGCTTGCGCGAGAGCGCACTGCCGGCGACGGTTCGATCGGCGCTGGTTAA
- a CDS encoding cytochrome b/b6 domain-containing protein: MVRLEHKHPRAIRWMHWLNVPLLFGMIWSGLLIYWANDIYRLGIGDWTLLHLFPEWLYSTLRLDHRLAQGMSWHFAIMWLLAINGLCYVAYTFISGEWRHLLPNRNSSREAWMVVLHDLRLSKLEPPKRKFNGAQQFAYTSVIMMGAGSLLTGLAIYKPTQLAWLTSLLGGYEWARWEHFWLTVGYVAFFVIHISQVVRAGWNNFRAMVTGYEVTTADAEESHV, from the coding sequence GTGGTTCGCTTGGAACACAAACATCCACGGGCGATACGTTGGATGCATTGGCTCAATGTCCCGCTGTTGTTCGGGATGATCTGGAGCGGTTTGCTCATCTATTGGGCGAATGACATCTATCGCCTCGGAATTGGCGATTGGACGTTATTGCATTTGTTTCCGGAATGGCTTTATTCCACCCTCCGACTGGATCACCGGCTGGCCCAAGGTATGTCATGGCACTTTGCCATCATGTGGCTATTGGCGATCAACGGCCTGTGCTATGTCGCCTATACGTTTATCTCCGGCGAGTGGCGCCACCTGCTGCCGAATCGGAACAGCTCGCGCGAGGCGTGGATGGTCGTGCTACACGATCTGCGCCTCAGCAAGCTGGAACCGCCAAAGCGCAAGTTCAACGGCGCTCAGCAATTTGCGTACACCAGTGTGATCATGATGGGCGCTGGATCCCTTCTTACTGGACTCGCGATCTACAAACCTACTCAATTGGCATGGCTGACCAGCCTGCTGGGCGGCTATGAGTGGGCGCGTTGGGAGCACTTCTGGCTCACCGTCGGCTATGTGGCGTTTTTTGTCATCCACATTTCGCAAGTGGTGCGCGCGGGCTGGAACAACTTCCGGGCAATGGTCACAGGCTACGAAGTGACGACTGCGGACGCGGAGGAATCACATGTCTGA
- a CDS encoding redoxin domain-containing protein has protein sequence MRIRLMTTLVCCSGVCLLVVTTLFAYPRSPKPARASSPTADEGEQIAEIPAPAFIMLMIARDPAVQSELRLQQKQIDDVAAAVAEVDQPFWLLRDVPVAKSAKQLDELQSKFERRLRAVLTSTQLDRLNQIILQARGYKALTSSEIAQRLKLSNQQVGEIRSVVARAKGAETVDAEAVHAILSSEQQAELSALIGKSFDLSRVARIGAVAPELQGANTWINSQPQTIAGLRGKVVVVHFWAFGCINCVRNLPHYQSWYQTFPKSELVIVGIHTPETDREKNVDNLRQNVSERGIEYPVVFDAAAENWKAWGNHMWPSVYLIDKQGRVRNWWYGELNWDGARGEEFMRKRIAALLAEK, from the coding sequence ATGCGAATTCGCCTAATGACAACGCTCGTCTGCTGCAGTGGAGTTTGTCTGCTAGTGGTCACCACGTTATTTGCTTACCCGCGTTCGCCAAAGCCCGCTCGTGCTTCGTCGCCGACGGCAGACGAGGGAGAGCAAATCGCCGAGATTCCCGCGCCAGCGTTCATAATGCTGATGATTGCGCGAGATCCAGCCGTTCAGTCAGAATTGCGACTGCAACAGAAGCAGATAGACGACGTTGCCGCCGCAGTGGCGGAAGTCGACCAGCCGTTTTGGCTGTTGCGAGACGTGCCGGTTGCCAAGAGCGCGAAGCAACTCGACGAGTTGCAGTCGAAGTTCGAGCGCCGATTGCGCGCGGTTCTGACGTCGACTCAATTGGATCGACTGAATCAAATCATATTGCAGGCCCGCGGGTATAAGGCGCTGACCTCGTCCGAAATCGCTCAGCGACTGAAGCTATCCAATCAGCAGGTCGGTGAGATCCGGAGCGTGGTAGCGCGAGCGAAAGGGGCTGAAACCGTAGATGCCGAGGCGGTTCATGCCATTCTTTCATCGGAACAACAAGCCGAACTGTCTGCGTTGATCGGCAAGTCCTTTGATCTGAGTCGCGTTGCTCGAATCGGCGCTGTCGCCCCTGAATTGCAGGGGGCCAACACTTGGATCAATAGTCAGCCGCAAACCATTGCCGGCCTGCGCGGCAAAGTCGTGGTGGTGCATTTCTGGGCGTTTGGCTGCATCAATTGCGTCCGCAATTTACCGCATTATCAAAGTTGGTATCAAACGTTTCCCAAATCTGAGCTCGTCATTGTCGGGATTCATACGCCCGAGACCGATCGCGAAAAGAATGTGGACAACCTTCGCCAGAATGTTAGCGAGCGGGGTATTGAGTACCCAGTGGTCTTCGATGCCGCAGCCGAGAACTGGAAGGCATGGGGAAATCACATGTGGCCCAGCGTGTATCTCATCGACAAACAAGGGCGGGTGCGCAATTGGTGGTATGGAGAATTGAATTGGGATGGCGCCCGGGGCGAGGAGTTCATGCGTAAGAGAATCGCAGCTTTATTGGCAGAGAAGTAA
- a CDS encoding serine/threonine-protein kinase codes for MTRLVTMTSSTLGAPDPILALAVKRGILNVSDCERIAREAERRHVDSTDIALEECLLHPTQIELLQALARPDRFIPGYEILDFLGAGAVGVVYRARQLRLDRVVALKTVNLCRFDRTCAGRSQFEAKVVGKLSHPNIVTAYDYGLHDGRVYLAMELLEGETLEDRIDRDGPLQERLAWGIVRQVAAGLAHAAEHGIVHRDIKPANIVLVRSQAGMESLPDVPLAKITDFGLALQVDGLELTRITLSGTLLGTLAYAAPEQLDKSDVDHRADIYALGASLFHMLTGERPYSTATSFSSLIVSKQTGGEAWRDQLPELSATTIELLRDMTAHNTADRPTDYRQLIQRIDAILQSAIAPLPCVANEPRLRGVRQSLLSKTLDLPSVGAADRRPPTAKRTPPHFRSKAAWTALFFLGTMIVVVTPLLVARPLATKPPAMQRTMLVPSGARQALFNGQSVPIGSQRGSWQATKAKDGGRVLAGANGWLDLALPSRSSAGPPKNFRLRLGINALQDAEAELHFGRAADRKGAELRFVIRLAKGLLHVGQRSGVDAPFVPLIGSRPLPAHPQSDDLPVYQDVQLERHQDGWIVQVNGVQVASIHSELRQDLSNVLLVARQGTAHFADLEINDLVQRIDQSHFHKGF; via the coding sequence GTGACTCGGCTGGTTACCATGACAAGCAGCACGCTGGGAGCGCCCGATCCGATTCTAGCGCTGGCAGTCAAGCGAGGGATACTGAATGTCTCTGACTGCGAGCGGATCGCCCGCGAAGCGGAACGACGCCACGTCGATAGTACGGACATAGCCCTCGAAGAGTGTCTGCTGCATCCAACCCAGATCGAACTGCTGCAGGCGCTCGCTCGTCCCGATCGATTCATACCCGGCTACGAGATCCTCGACTTCCTAGGCGCCGGCGCGGTTGGCGTCGTCTACCGCGCCCGGCAATTACGCCTCGACCGCGTCGTCGCCCTGAAAACCGTCAACCTGTGCCGCTTTGACCGCACATGCGCCGGTCGAAGCCAATTCGAAGCAAAGGTTGTCGGCAAGTTAAGCCACCCCAACATTGTGACGGCGTACGATTACGGCCTGCACGATGGCCGCGTTTATCTGGCGATGGAACTGCTCGAAGGAGAGACGCTCGAAGATCGCATCGATCGCGATGGCCCGCTGCAGGAGCGACTGGCCTGGGGAATCGTTCGCCAAGTCGCAGCCGGCCTTGCGCACGCGGCCGAACATGGAATTGTCCATCGCGATATCAAGCCTGCGAACATTGTTCTCGTAAGATCGCAAGCAGGAATGGAATCGCTTCCCGACGTTCCGTTGGCAAAGATCACCGACTTTGGCCTCGCGCTGCAGGTCGATGGCCTTGAACTGACGCGAATCACTCTCAGCGGAACTCTGCTTGGCACGCTGGCCTACGCCGCTCCAGAGCAACTGGATAAGTCCGATGTAGATCATCGCGCGGACATATACGCGCTCGGGGCCTCGCTGTTTCATATGCTGACTGGGGAGCGTCCCTATTCAACGGCTACCAGCTTTTCGAGTTTGATTGTCAGCAAGCAAACCGGCGGCGAGGCGTGGCGAGACCAGCTTCCCGAATTGTCAGCGACGACCATTGAATTGCTACGCGACATGACCGCTCACAATACTGCAGATCGTCCGACGGACTATCGTCAGTTGATTCAACGCATTGACGCCATACTGCAATCGGCAATTGCGCCACTCCCTTGTGTTGCTAACGAGCCACGCCTGCGAGGCGTTCGCCAGTCGTTGCTTTCGAAAACGCTTGATTTACCGAGCGTCGGCGCGGCCGATCGTCGCCCGCCGACGGCCAAACGGACGCCTCCGCATTTCAGATCGAAGGCCGCTTGGACCGCGTTATTTTTCTTGGGCACAATGATTGTGGTTGTCACGCCGCTCCTTGTCGCCCGACCGCTAGCGACCAAACCGCCAGCAATGCAGCGGACCATGCTCGTCCCTTCCGGGGCGCGGCAAGCGTTATTTAACGGTCAGAGTGTGCCCATCGGGTCCCAGCGCGGTAGTTGGCAAGCGACTAAGGCAAAAGATGGAGGACGAGTGCTAGCCGGGGCCAATGGCTGGCTCGACCTGGCATTGCCGTCGCGATCCTCCGCAGGGCCGCCGAAGAACTTTCGATTGCGGCTCGGAATCAACGCGTTGCAAGACGCAGAGGCGGAATTGCACTTCGGGCGCGCCGCCGATCGAAAAGGAGCGGAGCTACGGTTTGTGATTCGACTAGCCAAGGGCCTCTTGCATGTTGGACAGCGATCCGGCGTTGACGCGCCTTTTGTGCCGCTCATTGGGTCGCGGCCTTTGCCAGCGCACCCTCAATCGGACGACCTTCCTGTCTATCAGGACGTCCAACTAG